The Streptomyces sp. ALI-76-A nucleotide sequence CCTCCCCGCGTGAGCCGTTCGGCGCCCCCGCTCCTGGTTTCCCGGGACGGGGGCGTCGTCGTATCGTTGATGGCACGACTGTTCGAGAGGGATGACGGGGGTTGCGGCGATGTCCGGACAGGACGACGCGGAGCGGGAGTTCGATCTCAGGTGGGCCGACGACGCGGAGCACAAGGAGCCCTCCGCACGGGCCCGGATGCTCGCCGCCCGCTGGAAGGACAACCCTCCCGCGCCGCAGCCGTTCCGCGCCGATCCCGACCACGCGGGGCCGCGCCGGTCGTCGTGGCGGTCGACGGCCGTCGTGCTCGGTTGCGTGGCGGCGGTCATCCTGCTGCTGGGGTACGCGAACTTCCGGGCGCCGTACTAGTGCCGCGGCAGGCAACGTTTGTCCGTCAAGGAGCGGCGTCCGGTGCGTGCTCTCGGCGTGCTGGCCGGAAGCCCTCGTACTGGATGTACTTGGGCTTTCGGCCGGTGCGGCGAGAGGGCGTGCCGGGGGTCGCGACGGGGCGAACGTTGCCTGCCGCGGCACTGGAGCCGTGGCAGGAGCGCCGCGGCGGCGCGCCGCGCGTTGTCCGGACCCGCTCCGCTCACTTGGTCTTCTCGCGTGCCTGCCGACGGGACTCGAAGGGGCGCTCGCGACGGTAGCGGCGCTCCCACCTGGCCTGCCGGTCACGGCGGGCGCGGTAGGCGCGGTAGCTGCCGGGCACGGAGCCCGGGGCGCCCTGGGAGGCGCCGGGCGCCCCTGTCCGGCCTCCCGAGGAGGACGTCGAGGACGCGCCCTGTCCGTACCGCAGGTACAGGAAGAGGACGGCGACGGCGGCGAGCCACCAGACGTGGTCTCCGAATCCCAGAACGACCAGGACGACGGTCCCGGATATGACGATGGTGCCCATGACGGGCCTCCGTGGGCGTGGGTGATGAGCGGTGCCGACTGTCCCGGCTGGGCGCTGGGGGTGAACGCCCGGCCGCCGGATGCGTAGCAGAGTAGCCCCGAGTCCGCAGGGTGATGCCTGTCCTGCGGCAAGCGCTGGGGTACAGCTCCGCACCATGTGTCCAGCGTAAGGACGCCGTAACTGACCGTGCATCCTCTTTTTCCTGCTCTGCCTTTCCGGGCCGGGGGACGCGGGGAGACCGGCGAGCCGGTCTCAGCATCCCGGGTCGGCCCTCACCACCCCGGCCGCGACGGCCGCGCAGAAGGTCGTGTGGTCGTGGGCGGTCTGGTCGGCGTAGCCGAGGGCGAAGTCGGCGACGGCGTGCTCGAAGGTGCCGGCGCCGCCCAGGTAGCCGGCGATGGCGATCCGGTCGCCGGAGCGGGCGTGGGCGCGGGCCAGGGCGGTGCCGCAGAGGCGCGCGTAGGCCGCGAGGTCGGCGGGGCCCATGCCGGCGACGTCCGCTGCGGCCTGCGTGTCGCGCAGGTGCCGCCAGTAGAAGGGGCGCCCCTGCGGGCCGCTCGCCCACCCCAGGAAGACGTCACCGGTGGCCTGGAGCAGCCGCTGCCCGGCGACGACGCGGTGCCCGTGATGGACGTACGGCCCGCTCGGCAGATGCTCCTCCAGTACGGACCTGCGCGCCTCCCTGATCCGCAGGAAGAGGGGGTCGTCCGGGTCCCGGCCGGCGAGCAGCACGAGGAAGCTGCGGGTGCCGACGCCGCCCACGCCGACCACCTCGCGGGCCGCGTCGACGAAGCGGTAGCGGTCCAGGAGCTGCCGGCGCTCGTCGGCGAGGGTGGACCGGTAGTCGCTGAAGATCTTGCGCACGGTGGCCGTGTCGGCGGCGCCGGCGGGTTCGAGGAGCGGCGGGTCGTGGACCAGGCGCCGGCGTCCGTCGACGACCTCGGTGAGCCTGCCGAGGGGTTGGAGGCCGGTGCGGCGGCGGGCCCGGGTCAGGCTGGACCCGGCCCGGCGGCGCCGATCGGAACGGACCAGCGACCGCAGGCCGTCGGCGTCGATGCGCTCGTACCAGACGTCGAGTTCACCGCGCCCGGCGAGACGGCGGACGGCACGGCGGTAGCCGGCGGCGGCCTCCAGGGCGGCGTGGCGGACCTCGGCCTCGCTGTGGCCGTTCTCGCGGGCGGTGACGGCGACGCTGGCGGCGAGGCGCTTGACATCCCACTCGAACGGGCCCGGGAAGGTCTCGTCGAAGTCGTCGAGGTCGAACAGCAGGCCGCGTTCCGGGGAGGCGTGGAGACCGAAGTTGAGCAGGTGGGCATCACCGCACAGCTGCACCGTGAGGCCGGTGTGCGGCTGGGCGGCGAGGTCCGCGGCCATCACGGCGGCCGCGCCGCGCAGGAACGCCGAGGGCGAGGCGGCCATGCGGCCGTACCGGACCGGCAGCAGCTCCGGCAGCCGGTCGCGGTCCTGCCGCTCCAGGACGCCGACGGGGTCGGGCCGGTCGACGGCGGGGACCCGGGCGGCGTGCGCGGAGCGGGGGACGCGCTTGCGGGCCGCCTTGCCGCCGGCGGCGCGGGCGGCCGGATCGGTGCGGTGGGCCGGGCGGGCGGGGACGGCCGGGGTGCTGGTCATCTGGGCTGCCTTCGCATCGCGCCTCCTCGGGTGCCCCGGTGTCGTCACCTCCTGATCGCAGTGAAGGCCGGGGGGTGGGGCGTACGCATGCCGGGTACGGCGAACGGGTGACGGCGGCCGGGCTCGGTCACCGGGTCCGGCGGCCGGGTCCAGGCGGGCGGATCTCGGCGACCGGATCTCGGCGGCCGGATCTCGGCGGCGTCCGATTGTCAGTGGTGTCCGGGAGGATTCCCGCACGGAGGCGTGAGGGATGAGGAGGCCGGCATGGGTGACGAGGCGCGGTACATCGGCGTGGCGGAGCGGCGGGCGCGGCTCGCGCTGCGGCACCGGCTGGCCGGAGCGGCGCGAGCGGCGGGGCCGGAGGAGGTCGCCGGCTCCCTGGTCGCCCTGCACGGCTCGGACCCGGCGACGGTGTACCTCGCGGTGGGGGCGCGGCTGGTGGATCCGGCGGGGACGGTTCCGCAGACCGGCCGGGCCTTGTACGAGGACCGCACGCTGGTCCGGATGCACGGCATGCGACACACGGTCTTCGTGTTCCCGACGGAGCTGACCGCGGTCGTGCACGCCTCGACCGGGCTCACGGTCGCCGCGCGGGAGCGGGCCGCGCTGCTGAAGGACATGGCGGCGGCCGGGGCGCCGGACGCGGCCTGGCTCAAGGAGGTCGAGGAGTCGGCACTGGCCGCGCTGTCCCGGCGCGGACAGGCGACGGCGGCGGAACTCGCCCGGGACGAGCCGCGCCTGCGGGAGCAGTTCGCGTACGCGGCCGGGAAGAGCTACGCGGGCGTGCACACCGTCTCGACCCGCCTGCTGAGGGTGCTCGGCGTCGAGGGCAGGGTCGTCCGCGGCCGGCCGCTCGGCTCCTGGACGTCCAGTCAGTTCCGCTGGGCGGTGGCGCCGGCCCACCCCGAACTGGACCCGGCCGAGGCGCAGGCCGCGCTCCTCGAGCGGTGGCTCACCGTGTGCGGACCCGCCACGGAGGCCGACCTGAAGTGGTGGACGGGGTGGAAGGTGACCGACGTCCGCCGGGCGTTGGCGGCGATCGGAGCGCGGTCGGTGTCCCTGGACGAGGGCACGGGCCACGTCGTCGACGGCGACGTCGGGCCGGTGGCGGAGCCGGCCGAACCGTGGGCCGCGCTGCTCCCGGCGCTCGATCCGACGGCGATGGGCTGGCAGCAGCGGGACTGGTACCTGGCACCGGAGTTGCGGCCCGCCCTGTTCGACTACAGCGGCAACGTGGGGCCGACGGTGTGGTGGAACGGGCGGGTGGTGGGCGGGTGGGCCCAGCGCCCGGACGGAGAGATCGTCTGGCGGATCCTCGCCCCGGACGGGGTCGGGCGGGACGCGGAGGCGGCGATCGCGGCGGAGGCGGAGCGGTTGCGGGAGTGGGTGGGGACGACGCGAGTGACGCCGCGTTTCCGGACACCGGTGGAGAAGGAGTTGGCACGGTAGGGGCGGGACGGGCACCGGAGGACGCGTGGCCGCCACCGGAAGGCGGTCGCCCGCCGGAGGAGCATGCCCGCCGTTCCAGGACGCCGACCCGCCACCCGAGAGGGCGTGACCGATCCTGGAGGGCGGTCGGCAGCCGGAGAGGGCGCGACCGCCTCAGGGCGCGAGCCCAGCGAAGGGCGCCGACCCGCCACCCCAGGGCGAGCGGCCACCGGAGCAAGCGCGCCCCTCCAGAAGGCGGAAGGCCCCGGAGAGCGTGCGATCAGCCGTCGGAGGCGCGGGTCCGCCGCGGGAGAGGGCGCGACCAGCCGCCGAACGGCGCGGGTCCGCTACGTGAAAGGGCGTGAGGCGATCCCGGAGGACGCGCGGACCGGCCCGCAGGGCGATCGACCGCCGGAGCAGGCGTGGCCCTTCCCGAGAGCGGAAGGCCGCCGGAGCAGGCGTGGCCCCCGGCGGAGGGCGCGGACCGACCCCGGCCGGTGCGGGCCCGACTCCGGGGGCGGTGCCCTCCGTCGGGGGCGCGCGGGCGCCGGGAGCCCGGTGGGGCGGGGCGCCCGGCGCCGTGGCTCACCTCGAGTAGCGCATCAGCGCCCGCACCATGTGACACGTCGTGTCCGACGGCGGATGGACACCGATCATCTCGGCGGCGTCCCGGATCGTCTCGTCGCGGGCCTGGTTGGGCAGGTACACGCCCGAGTCGAGCAGGGCGATGGCGAGGCGCATCGCCTTGAGACGACGGTTGTGGCTCACGTACCACTCACGCGGGCGTCCCGGCGGCAACGGCCGCTTCTCCACCGGCTCGTACGGCAGATCGAGCAGAACGGGACGCTTCGCGGTGGACTGGGTCGGCAGCGGCTTCGGCTTCAGTGCGGCAGCGGGCACAGGCATCCTCCTGTCGCGGTCAGGGCGTCACGCCGGGGACTTCGGCGACCCCGGCAACACCCTCGAACACTGCTTCTATTCTACTGCCCGCCACTGACAAAAGCCCCTGGCCACAAGGGCTTTCGGGGGTGGTGTGACGCAGGTGGAGAACGGGTTCTCGCGTACCGTGGACGGCATGGAAATCTGGATCAACCCGGCCTGTTCCAAGTGCCGCAGCGCGCTCTCCCTGCTGGACGCCGAGGGCGCGGACTACACCGTCCGCCGCTACCT carries:
- a CDS encoding DUF2252 domain-containing protein; this encodes MTSTPAVPARPAHRTDPAARAAGGKAARKRVPRSAHAARVPAVDRPDPVGVLERQDRDRLPELLPVRYGRMAASPSAFLRGAAAVMAADLAAQPHTGLTVQLCGDAHLLNFGLHASPERGLLFDLDDFDETFPGPFEWDVKRLAASVAVTARENGHSEAEVRHAALEAAAGYRRAVRRLAGRGELDVWYERIDADGLRSLVRSDRRRRAGSSLTRARRRTGLQPLGRLTEVVDGRRRLVHDPPLLEPAGAADTATVRKIFSDYRSTLADERRQLLDRYRFVDAAREVVGVGGVGTRSFLVLLAGRDPDDPLFLRIREARRSVLEEHLPSGPYVHHGHRVVAGQRLLQATGDVFLGWASGPQGRPFYWRHLRDTQAAADVAGMGPADLAAYARLCGTALARAHARSGDRIAIAGYLGGAGTFEHAVADFALGYADQTAHDHTTFCAAVAAGVVRADPGC
- a CDS encoding winged helix DNA-binding domain-containing protein — its product is MGDEARYIGVAERRARLALRHRLAGAARAAGPEEVAGSLVALHGSDPATVYLAVGARLVDPAGTVPQTGRALYEDRTLVRMHGMRHTVFVFPTELTAVVHASTGLTVAARERAALLKDMAAAGAPDAAWLKEVEESALAALSRRGQATAAELARDEPRLREQFAYAAGKSYAGVHTVSTRLLRVLGVEGRVVRGRPLGSWTSSQFRWAVAPAHPELDPAEAQAALLERWLTVCGPATEADLKWWTGWKVTDVRRALAAIGARSVSLDEGTGHVVDGDVGPVAEPAEPWAALLPALDPTAMGWQQRDWYLAPELRPALFDYSGNVGPTVWWNGRVVGGWAQRPDGEIVWRILAPDGVGRDAEAAIAAEAERLREWVGTTRVTPRFRTPVEKELAR